GCTCAGAATATTTACTTTACGGTAACCCAAGCCCGAGGACGGCTCATTCCCATCGGGACTCAGGTGACGCATTAGAGACTGGCAATAATCCGTCTTGTTCTTACACTACAGAGATGGACCCTTGCAACATGCCCTTGGGTTTAGAGACCCAGAATGATCTGTCTAGAGGGGACTGGAaccagtacagtagtagtgtatactCCCAAAGGTGCTTAGATAAgaaaggggagggtttggtcgtaGATGAAGTGACTGTGAAAGTGAAAGTGGAGGGCGACATTTCTCCCACGTGGAATACAGATAGTGACCTAAGGGACGGACACTCACAGGGCAGAGATTTCTTAGATTACAGGGAATGCTTAGAAACTAATCCAAATGTCATGACCCACTCCCCTTTACTCGCTCTCAGAGATCGCGACTTAGTGTCCTCATCGATGGGGCCTTCGGATTCACACAACTGCCTTTTTGATCACGTATTGAACTCAAACGACAGGGCTAGAGCCCAGACTCAGGGAGGGGGAGCCACATCAGGCAATAGTAAAGAGAAacggttcctctgcatgttctgtagCAAAGGCTTCAGCTGCCCCCAAAAAGTGAAGATCCACCAGAGgatccacacaggggagaaacgcTTCAGGtgtacccagtgtcacatgcgcTTTGCCCAGGCTGgtgacctgaagaggcaccagagggtccacacaggggtgaaacccttcagctgtacccagtgtcataTGCGCTTCGCCCAGGCTGGccacctgaagaggcaccagagggttcacacaggggagaaaccctacagctgcccccagtgtgagaagaggttctcccgCCAGGACCAGCTGAAGatgcacctgaaggtccacaTGGGAGAAA
This genomic stretch from Oncorhynchus keta strain PuntledgeMale-10-30-2019 chromosome 29, Oket_V2, whole genome shotgun sequence harbors:
- the LOC118363013 gene encoding zinc finger and BTB domain-containing protein 18-like; the encoded protein is MTRLTVQHHILTPASIMEVLANAAVAEICKLVDDDYAVFRLEISQSQKEIVALRRKQQLLELKVSRERAERTMRERLLSSRPRSVKILDRYRGMARGEGHLTGAYRSFGKPVGHNTWRDNQPITVDEGRGTSTQHVIMIESADVEAAGPGGSSLVKQERSEGEVDPRHSRDIQTGAAAVVAPLVAMEDHVTAVQPRTQRSITEVNGTLNAIVKSDTETLTQRLLHTGSDHRSDPERLGPGPLGCPPAPGSEYLLYGNPSPRTAHSHRDSGDALETGNNPSCSYTTEMDPCNMPLGLETQNDLSRGDWNQYSSSVYSQRCLDKKGEGLVVDEVTVKVKVEGDISPTWNTDSDLRDGHSQGRDFLDYRECLETNPNVMTHSPLLALRDRDLVSSSMGPSDSHNCLFDHVLNSNDRARAQTQGGGATSGNSKEKRFLCMFCSKGFSCPQKVKIHQRIHTGEKRFRCTQCHMRFAQAGDLKRHQRVHTGVKPFSCTQCHMRFAQAGHLKRHQRVHTGEKPYSCPQCEKRFSRQDQLKMHLKVHMGEKLLACTH